A single window of Gossypium arboreum isolate Shixiya-1 chromosome 13, ASM2569848v2, whole genome shotgun sequence DNA harbors:
- the LOC108463116 gene encoding septum-promoting GTP-binding protein 1 — MTLPSMKTVHRNTKWGILERLSIFRRFFSFLWDKILVFSIARPIQYRRLTRPDSSSSSSSPVEVVVVDDNKTLPEDHPPMVCNGNEADSDLVSLKISLLGDCQIGKTSFLVKYVGDEQEKSLRMTGLNLVNKTLFVQGARVAFSIWDVGGDSNSLDLLPIACKNAVAILFMFDLTSRCTLNGVVGWYSQARKWNQTAIPILVGTKFDDFVGLPPDLQWTIVTQARAYARAMNATLFFSSATHNINVNKIFKFIMAKLFNLPWTVERNLTIGEPIIDF, encoded by the exons ATGACACTTCCTTCAATGAAAACTGTTCATCGTAATACTAAGTGGGGTATACTTGAAAGGCTATCGATTTTTCGAAGATTTTTTAGCTTCCTTTGGGATAAAATTCTTGTTTTTTCTATAGCAAGGCCTATTCAGTACAGAAGATTGACTCGCCCggattcatcatcatcatcttcttctccgGTGGAAGTTGTGGTGGTTGACGACAATAAGACCTTGCCGGAGGATCATCCTCCGATGGTATGCAATGGGAATGAAGCGGATTCGGATTTGGTTAGTCTGAAGATTAGTTTGTTAGGTGACTGTCAAATTGGAAAAACCAGCTTTCTT GTCAAATATGTCGGGGATGAACAAGAGAAAAGCTTACGGATGACTGGATTAAATTTGGTTAACAAAACATTATTTGTTCAAGGTGCCAGGGTTGCTTTCAGCATATGGGATGTAGGAG GTGACAGTAACTCACTTGATCTTCTTCCAATTGCTTGTAAAAATGCCGTAGCAATTTTGTTTATGTTTGATCTAACTAGCCGATGCACTCTTAACGG TGTTGTTGGATGGTATAGTCAAGCAAGAAAGTGGAATCAG ACAGCAATTCCAATATTGGTAGGGACCAAATTTGATGATTTTGTTGGTCTTCCCCCAGATTTGCAATGGACTATAGTGACTCAG GCAAGAGCATATGCCAGAGCAATGAATGCAACCCTTTTCTTCTCAAGTGCTACACATAATATCAATGTGAACAAGATCTTCAAATTCATCATGGCTAAACTCTTTAACTTGCCATGGACAGTTGAGAGAAACTTGACCATTGGGGAGCCAATTATTGACTTCTAA